A region of Pseudomonas sp. PDM14 DNA encodes the following proteins:
- a CDS encoding TonB-dependent siderophore receptor has translation MSRHHLSPLAAAIAFSLCAHAVHAEQANTAKTKEKDAAIELQQLDINAQGVRGQATTEGTKSYTTGVVNSSTKLPMSLRETPQSVSVITRQRMEDQGMGNLNDVVKNTTGLSVQKYGPERQRYVARGFTVDNIMYDGLPMSVSTYSQDVITAADTAMFDRIEIVRGATGLMQGAGNPSAAINMVRKRPTITPQLSVGASAGSWDRYRTELDASGALNETGTIRGRIVTAYEDNGTYLDQGGSEHGVLYAISELDLTESTMLTLGSSYQNDNKDSDWGGLPTARDGSDLDLPRSTYLGNDWAYWNTSTTHLFGELDHRFDNDWKLHLAGDKMWGRINMLGSYLGYDNNGLQQSSGKYTYVNDYDSYDGYVSGPFALLGRTHELVVGASNRKEIFDGHGGWLNTPTGPNIDPKNWDSGMVPEPSFDMRRWGMKFEAEQKGVYATTRLNIADPLKVILGGRLDWYDHDGGTPQSSYKVTRNVTRYAGVIYDLNETYSVYASYTDIFKPQTNLDPSYSILEPMTGTNYEFGIKGEYLDGALNASAAFFQINQENRAKLLDKATYCPTPTYATNFNCYEAAGEVESKGIDLELTGALTENWQLSAGYTYVEAKYKKDSNKANEGKLFDPDQPRHLFKLSTTYHLPGDLNKWRVGGSLNSQNAIYNEGGAGAAAWRIEQDAYTLVDLMLGYKVAENVDTRVNFNNVFDKKYYSGIGSTANVLYGEPRNAMFSVKWTL, from the coding sequence ATGTCACGCCACCACCTGTCTCCGCTGGCCGCCGCCATCGCCTTCAGCCTGTGCGCACATGCAGTACACGCCGAACAAGCGAACACCGCCAAGACCAAAGAAAAAGACGCGGCAATCGAGCTGCAGCAACTCGATATCAATGCACAGGGTGTGCGTGGGCAAGCGACGACCGAGGGCACCAAGTCCTACACCACCGGCGTGGTGAACAGCTCCACCAAACTGCCGATGTCGCTTCGTGAAACCCCCCAATCCGTTAGCGTTATTACCCGGCAGCGCATGGAAGACCAAGGCATGGGGAATCTCAACGATGTAGTGAAAAACACTACAGGCCTGAGCGTGCAGAAGTACGGCCCAGAGCGCCAGCGTTACGTGGCTCGCGGATTCACTGTCGACAACATCATGTATGACGGCCTGCCAATGAGTGTCTCCACTTATTCGCAAGACGTTATTACTGCTGCCGACACAGCAATGTTCGACCGCATCGAGATCGTCCGCGGAGCCACCGGCCTGATGCAGGGTGCCGGTAACCCCTCAGCCGCCATCAACATGGTACGCAAGCGACCAACCATCACCCCGCAACTTAGCGTTGGTGCCAGTGCCGGCAGCTGGGACCGTTACCGCACCGAACTCGACGCCTCCGGCGCGCTCAACGAGACCGGCACGATCCGCGGTCGGATAGTTACTGCATATGAGGACAACGGTACTTACCTAGACCAAGGCGGCAGCGAACACGGCGTTTTGTACGCGATCAGCGAACTTGATCTCACTGAAAGCACCATGCTTACCCTCGGGTCTTCCTACCAGAACGACAACAAGGACTCCGATTGGGGTGGCCTGCCGACGGCTCGTGACGGTAGCGACCTCGACCTGCCCCGCTCGACTTATCTGGGTAACGACTGGGCTTACTGGAACACCAGTACCACCCACCTGTTCGGTGAGCTGGACCACCGCTTCGATAACGATTGGAAACTGCATCTAGCCGGCGACAAGATGTGGGGCCGCATCAATATGCTGGGTTCCTATCTCGGCTATGACAACAACGGCCTTCAGCAGTCCAGCGGCAAGTACACATACGTCAACGACTACGACAGTTATGACGGATATGTCTCCGGTCCATTCGCACTCCTGGGCCGCACCCATGAACTGGTCGTAGGCGCAAGCAACCGCAAAGAAATCTTCGACGGCCATGGCGGCTGGCTAAATACCCCCACCGGGCCAAACATTGATCCCAAGAACTGGGATAGCGGCATGGTTCCAGAACCGAGCTTTGACATGCGCCGATGGGGTATGAAGTTCGAAGCCGAGCAGAAAGGCGTTTACGCCACCACACGCCTGAACATTGCGGACCCATTGAAGGTCATTCTCGGTGGCCGCCTAGACTGGTACGACCATGACGGCGGAACGCCTCAGAGTAGCTACAAAGTCACCCGCAACGTAACCCGCTATGCCGGTGTGATTTATGACTTGAACGAAACCTATTCGGTCTACGCCAGCTACACCGACATCTTCAAGCCGCAGACCAACCTCGACCCGAGCTATAGCATCCTTGAGCCGATGACAGGGACCAACTACGAGTTCGGTATCAAGGGCGAGTATCTGGATGGAGCCCTCAATGCCTCAGCCGCCTTTTTCCAGATCAACCAGGAAAACCGCGCCAAGCTGCTGGACAAGGCTACTTACTGCCCCACCCCTACCTATGCCACCAACTTCAACTGCTATGAAGCTGCCGGCGAAGTGGAAAGCAAGGGCATTGACCTGGAGCTGACCGGCGCGCTGACCGAAAACTGGCAGCTGAGTGCGGGTTACACCTATGTGGAGGCCAAGTACAAGAAGGACTCTAACAAGGCTAACGAGGGCAAACTCTTTGACCCCGACCAACCACGCCATTTATTCAAGTTGAGCACCACCTATCATTTGCCGGGTGACCTGAACAAATGGCGTGTTGGAGGCAGCCTCAATAGTCAGAACGCCATTTACAACGAAGGTGGCGCCGGCGCTGCGGCTTGGCGTATCGAACAGGACGCTTACACGCTGGTTGATCTGATGCTCGGCTACAAAGTGGCCGAAAACGTCGACACCCGCGTGAACTTCAATAACGTCTTCGACAAGAAGTACTACAGCGGAATCGGCTCCACCGCCAACGTGCTTTACGGCGAGCCCCGCAACGCCATGTTCAGCGTGAAGTGGACGCTGTAA
- a CDS encoding TonB-dependent siderophore receptor, producing the protein MSRHHLSPLATAIALSLCAHIAYADQADAEKAKDKDATIELQQLDINAQGVRGQATTEGTQSYTTGSMATGTKLDLSIRETPQAVSVITRQRMDDQNMTSVNDVVKATPGLFLSQADGPGRQGFKARGFDIDNIMYDGLPASYTGWDMGVQPNLAMFDRVEVVRGATGLVTGAGNPSAAINLIRKRPTAKPQVSITGGAGSWDNYRTELDASGALNDSGTLRGRVVGSYQDGNNFRDGVESDHGLFYAIGEADLTENTTATLGLSRQEDQTNFFWGGLPIGTDGHHLDLPRSTNPGSDWENKDLTVDTVFGELVHRFDNDWKLQLNASASKLDGLFRGSYQSRYTPPYTTLERTVWQSVNDEKQTAIDAFFSGPVEAFGRTHEIVLGTSKRIYDTEATGYAPYTSDWPLDGDKPNFVRSSAYDGHSVTTQDSTYITTRLNLADPLKLILGGRLDWYDYGDRLGDGDYKVTRNLTRYAGLIYELDEHHSVYASYTDIFKPQTEKDVSLKVLQPIVGENYEIGIKGEYFGGALNASLAVFQIDQLNRAATDTSVGPICNGATCYKAAGKVRSQGIDLELQGALTENWQVGAGYTYTRAHYIKDQNPANKNQRFDTDTPEHLFKLSTTYRFQGPLEKLRVGGNVYWQSRMYNDVALIGTTHRIEQGSYAVADVMAGYEINKNLDLQLNANNIFDREYYSAIGYDVVWGSTDTYGDPRNYMLTAKYSF; encoded by the coding sequence ATGTCACGCCACCACCTGTCTCCACTGGCTACCGCCATCGCCTTAAGCCTGTGCGCTCATATCGCGTACGCCGATCAGGCTGACGCCGAAAAAGCCAAGGACAAAGACGCGACAATCGAGCTGCAGCAGCTCGATATCAATGCACAGGGTGTGCGTGGACAAGCAACGACCGAAGGCACCCAGTCCTATACAACGGGCTCAATGGCCACAGGTACCAAGCTGGACCTGTCGATCCGCGAAACGCCGCAGGCGGTATCGGTGATCACTCGTCAGCGCATGGACGATCAGAACATGACCAGCGTCAACGACGTGGTCAAAGCTACCCCTGGCCTGTTCCTCAGCCAGGCCGATGGCCCAGGCCGCCAGGGCTTCAAAGCGCGCGGCTTCGATATCGACAACATCATGTACGACGGCCTGCCAGCGTCCTATACAGGCTGGGATATGGGCGTACAGCCCAACCTGGCTATGTTCGACCGGGTTGAAGTGGTGCGTGGCGCTACTGGCCTGGTGACAGGTGCTGGCAACCCGTCCGCAGCCATCAACCTGATACGCAAGCGCCCCACTGCCAAGCCACAGGTGAGCATCACCGGCGGTGCCGGTAGCTGGGACAATTACCGCACGGAACTCGACGCCTCCGGCGCACTGAATGACAGCGGCACCCTACGCGGTCGAGTGGTGGGCTCCTATCAGGATGGCAACAATTTCCGCGACGGCGTGGAAAGCGACCACGGCCTGTTCTACGCCATTGGCGAAGCCGATCTCACTGAAAACACCACAGCGACCTTGGGCCTCTCCCGCCAGGAAGACCAGACCAACTTCTTCTGGGGCGGCCTGCCCATTGGGACCGACGGCCACCACTTGGATCTGCCCCGCTCCACCAATCCCGGCAGCGACTGGGAGAACAAGGACCTGACTGTCGACACCGTCTTCGGCGAACTGGTGCACCGCTTCGACAACGACTGGAAACTGCAACTAAACGCCTCAGCTTCCAAGCTGGACGGCCTGTTCCGGGGCTCCTACCAGTCGCGCTACACACCTCCGTACACAACGCTGGAACGCACTGTCTGGCAGTCCGTTAATGACGAGAAACAAACAGCGATTGATGCCTTTTTCAGCGGCCCGGTTGAAGCTTTCGGACGTACTCACGAGATCGTGCTCGGCACCAGCAAGCGCATCTACGATACAGAAGCCACGGGCTACGCCCCCTATACATCCGATTGGCCGCTCGATGGCGACAAGCCGAATTTTGTACGTTCCAGCGCCTACGACGGCCACAGCGTAACGACGCAGGACTCGACGTACATAACGACGCGCCTGAACCTGGCAGACCCACTCAAGCTGATCCTCGGCGGACGCCTGGACTGGTACGACTACGGTGATCGGCTGGGTGACGGCGACTACAAAGTCACCCGCAACCTTACCCGCTATGCCGGCCTGATCTACGAGCTGGACGAGCATCACTCGGTCTACGCCAGCTACACCGACATCTTCAAGCCGCAAACAGAAAAAGACGTTTCTCTCAAAGTGCTGCAGCCTATCGTTGGCGAAAACTACGAAATTGGTATCAAGGGCGAATACTTCGGCGGTGCATTGAACGCCAGCCTGGCTGTGTTCCAAATCGACCAGTTGAACCGCGCCGCGACCGATACCAGCGTGGGGCCGATCTGCAATGGGGCAACCTGCTACAAAGCTGCAGGAAAGGTCCGTAGCCAGGGTATTGACCTGGAGCTGCAAGGCGCACTCACCGAGAACTGGCAGGTGGGTGCTGGCTACACCTATACCCGCGCCCATTACATCAAGGATCAAAACCCAGCCAATAAAAACCAGCGCTTCGATACCGATACGCCAGAACATCTGTTCAAGCTTTCCACCACCTATCGCTTTCAAGGCCCGCTGGAGAAGCTCCGCGTCGGTGGCAACGTCTACTGGCAAAGCCGCATGTACAACGACGTAGCGCTGATCGGAACTACCCACCGTATCGAGCAGGGCAGCTATGCGGTTGCCGATGTGATGGCCGGCTACGAGATCAACAAGAACCTCGACCTGCAGCTGAATGCGAACAACATCTTTGATCGCGAGTACTACTCGGCGATTGGCTACGACGTGGTATGGGGCTCCACCGATACCTATGGCGACCCACGCAATTACATGCTGACCGCGAAGTACAGCTTCTAA
- the cueR gene encoding Cu(I)-responsive transcriptional regulator, with product MNIGQAAKHSGLSAKMIRYYESIGLLAPADRSDSGYRRYSANDLHVLAFIKRARDLGFALDEVGKLLTLWQDRQRASADVKALAQAHIAELNRKIEEMTTLRDTLEDLAGRCHGDQRPDCPILGDLESRSAIHRCHKTND from the coding sequence ATGAACATCGGTCAAGCCGCCAAGCACAGCGGCCTCAGCGCAAAGATGATCCGCTACTACGAATCCATCGGCCTGCTCGCCCCGGCCGACCGTTCGGACAGCGGCTACCGGCGCTACAGCGCCAACGACCTGCACGTACTGGCCTTCATCAAACGCGCCCGCGACCTCGGCTTCGCCCTGGATGAAGTCGGCAAGCTGCTGACCCTGTGGCAGGACCGCCAGCGCGCCAGTGCCGACGTAAAAGCCCTGGCCCAGGCACACATCGCCGAGCTGAATCGCAAGATCGAAGAAATGACGACGCTGCGCGATACGCTGGAGGATCTTGCAGGACGCTGTCACGGCGACCAGAGGCCGGATTGCCCGATCCTTGGCGATCTGGAAAGCAGATCCGCCATTCACCGATGCCACAAGACGAATGACTGA
- a CDS encoding heavy metal translocating P-type ATPase translates to MSSPHTFDLPISGMTCASCAGRVERALAQVPGVQQVSVNLASEKARVEAPGDSLAALLDAVSRAGYSVPLQRLELAVEGMTCASCVGRVERALGQVAGVHGVSVNLASERASVEVVAGVAVADLIAAVQQAGYQARPLSQVQPQDRAASLRRERWALLAALVLATPLVLPMFAEWLGLHWMLPAWVQFALATPVQFILGARFYVAAWKAVRAGTGNMDLLVALGTSAGYGLSLYLWATASGHHTPHLYFEASAVVIALVLLGKYLESRAKRQTSAAIRALEALRPDRAVRVVDGREEEVAVDALRLGDLLLVKPGERFPVDGEVVDGHSQADEALISGESLPVAKQPGDTVTGGAINGEGRLLLRATALGGETVLARIIRLVEDAQAAKAPIQKLVDRVSAVFVPVVLLVALLTLGGWLLAGAGLETALINAVTVLVIACPCALGLATPAAIMAGTGVAARHGILIKDAEALELAHRVSVVAFDKTGTLTSGEPRIVHLVASHGSEDDLLRLAGALQRGSEHPLAKAVLQGCAERQITPPQVGASQALSGRGIQGQVEERLLALGNARLRDELSLVAGELAQQAQDWEAEGRTLSWLLELQPQARVLGLFAFGDSLKPGAADAIGALRARGIHSHLISGDNAGSANAVGRQLGIDEVHAQVLPADKAAHVAALKAGGAVVAMVGDGINDAPPLAAADVGIAMGGGTDVAMHAAGITLMRGDPRLVPAALDISRRTWSKIRQNLFWAFIYNLIGIPLAAFGVLNPMVAGAAMALSSVSVVSNALLLKRWKPAQEEQR, encoded by the coding sequence ATGTCCAGCCCTCACACCTTCGATCTGCCGATCAGCGGCATGACCTGCGCCAGCTGCGCCGGGCGGGTCGAGCGCGCACTCGCCCAGGTGCCCGGCGTACAGCAGGTCAGCGTCAACCTCGCCAGCGAGAAGGCACGCGTAGAGGCTCCCGGCGATAGCCTCGCCGCACTGCTCGATGCCGTCAGCCGCGCCGGTTACAGCGTGCCGCTGCAACGCCTGGAACTGGCCGTCGAAGGGATGACCTGCGCCAGCTGTGTCGGCCGCGTCGAACGCGCCCTGGGCCAGGTCGCCGGGGTGCACGGCGTCAGCGTCAACCTGGCCAGCGAGCGCGCCAGCGTCGAGGTGGTGGCGGGCGTGGCAGTGGCTGACTTGATCGCCGCAGTGCAGCAGGCCGGCTACCAGGCCCGACCGTTGAGCCAGGTGCAGCCGCAGGACCGTGCCGCCAGTCTGCGCCGCGAACGCTGGGCGCTGCTGGCCGCGCTCGTACTGGCCACGCCGCTGGTGCTGCCGATGTTCGCCGAGTGGCTGGGGCTGCACTGGATGCTGCCGGCCTGGGTGCAATTCGCCCTCGCCACCCCCGTGCAATTCATCCTCGGTGCGCGCTTCTATGTCGCCGCCTGGAAAGCCGTGCGCGCCGGCACCGGCAACATGGACCTGCTGGTGGCCCTCGGCACCAGCGCCGGCTACGGCCTGAGCCTCTACCTGTGGGCCACGGCAAGCGGGCACCACACGCCGCACCTGTACTTCGAGGCGTCGGCCGTGGTGATCGCCCTGGTGCTGCTCGGCAAGTACCTGGAAAGCCGCGCCAAACGCCAGACCAGCGCCGCCATCCGTGCCCTCGAAGCCCTGCGCCCGGACCGCGCCGTCCGTGTGGTCGACGGGCGCGAGGAAGAGGTTGCGGTCGATGCCCTGCGCCTCGGCGACCTGCTACTGGTCAAACCCGGCGAACGCTTCCCGGTGGACGGCGAAGTGGTCGACGGCCACAGCCAGGCCGATGAAGCACTGATCAGCGGCGAAAGCCTGCCGGTGGCCAAGCAGCCGGGAGACACCGTCACCGGCGGTGCGATCAATGGCGAAGGGCGGCTGTTGCTGCGTGCCACCGCGCTGGGCGGGGAAACCGTACTGGCACGGATCATCCGCCTGGTGGAGGACGCCCAGGCAGCCAAGGCGCCGATCCAGAAGCTGGTCGACCGGGTCAGCGCGGTGTTCGTCCCGGTGGTGCTGCTGGTGGCACTGCTCACCCTCGGTGGCTGGCTGCTGGCTGGCGCGGGCCTGGAAACGGCGCTGATCAATGCGGTCACGGTACTGGTGATCGCCTGCCCCTGCGCGCTCGGCCTGGCCACCCCGGCGGCGATCATGGCCGGTACCGGCGTGGCCGCGCGCCACGGCATTCTGATCAAAGACGCCGAAGCCCTGGAGCTGGCCCACCGGGTCAGCGTCGTGGCGTTCGACAAGACCGGCACGCTGACCTCCGGCGAGCCGCGCATCGTCCACCTGGTCGCCAGCCACGGCAGCGAGGACGACCTGCTGCGCCTGGCCGGCGCCCTGCAGCGCGGCAGCGAGCACCCGTTGGCCAAGGCCGTGCTGCAAGGCTGCGCCGAGCGACAGATAACGCCGCCGCAGGTCGGCGCCAGCCAGGCACTCAGCGGGCGCGGCATCCAGGGCCAGGTCGAGGAGCGTCTGCTGGCGCTGGGCAATGCGCGTCTGCGTGACGAGTTGAGCCTGGTTGCTGGCGAACTGGCGCAACAGGCTCAGGATTGGGAGGCCGAGGGCCGCACCTTGTCCTGGCTGCTGGAGCTGCAACCGCAGGCACGGGTGCTCGGCCTGTTCGCTTTCGGTGACAGCCTCAAGCCGGGCGCCGCCGACGCCATCGGCGCGCTGCGGGCACGCGGCATTCACAGCCATCTGATCAGCGGCGACAACGCCGGCAGCGCCAATGCCGTCGGCCGCCAACTCGGTATCGACGAGGTGCACGCGCAGGTATTGCCAGCAGACAAGGCCGCACACGTCGCCGCACTCAAGGCCGGCGGCGCAGTGGTGGCGATGGTCGGTGATGGCATCAACGACGCCCCGCCGCTGGCCGCCGCCGACGTCGGCATCGCCATGGGCGGCGGCACCGACGTGGCCATGCACGCCGCCGGCATCACCCTGATGCGTGGCGACCCGCGCCTGGTACCCGCTGCCCTGGACATCAGCCGGCGCACCTGGAGCAAGATTCGCCAGAACCTATTCTGGGCCTTCATCTACAACCTGATCGGCATTCCTCTGGCGGCCTTCGGCGTGCTCAACCCGATGGTCGCCGGCGCGGCAATGGCCCTGTCCAGCGTCAGCGTGGTGAGCAACGCCCTGCTGCTCAAACGCTGGAAACCGGCACAGGAGGAACAGCGATGA
- a CDS encoding heavy-metal-associated domain-containing protein, with protein MQIFTVSGMSCGHCVRAITQAIRALDATAEVQVDLGASEVRVASRLDAEQLQQAIRAQGYSAQPA; from the coding sequence ATGCAGATCTTCACCGTCAGCGGGATGTCGTGTGGCCACTGCGTGCGGGCCATCACCCAGGCGATCCGGGCGCTCGATGCGACGGCCGAGGTGCAGGTCGATCTCGGCGCCAGCGAGGTGCGGGTGGCCAGCCGACTGGATGCCGAACAACTGCAGCAGGCGATTCGCGCGCAGGGTTACAGCGCTCAGCCGGCCTGA
- a CDS encoding TetR family transcriptional regulator: MRRTKEQAEQTRTAILEAAEALFLEKGVAHCSLEHIARAAGVTRGAVYWHFQNKAHLFHEMLNQIRLPTEQMAERLCGCGDIDPLLSLRDLCIEAIENLARDEQKQRIFTILLHRCEFTDELREAEERHTDFINQFIAMVENLFARDECHQRLQPGLSPRLAARALHAQIIGLFTDWTRDQQLFDPLVDTAALIDAQLRGLIRDWNPPATQAG, encoded by the coding sequence ATGCGCAGAACCAAAGAACAAGCCGAACAAACCCGCACCGCCATTCTCGAGGCGGCGGAGGCGTTGTTCCTGGAAAAGGGCGTGGCCCATTGCAGCCTCGAGCACATCGCCCGCGCTGCCGGGGTGACGCGTGGTGCGGTGTACTGGCACTTCCAGAACAAGGCGCACCTGTTCCACGAAATGCTCAACCAGATCCGCCTGCCCACCGAGCAAATGGCCGAGCGCTTGTGCGGCTGTGGCGACATCGACCCGCTGCTGTCACTGCGCGACCTGTGCATCGAGGCCATCGAGAACCTGGCACGCGACGAACAGAAGCAGCGCATCTTCACCATCCTCCTGCACCGCTGCGAGTTCACCGACGAACTGCGCGAGGCGGAGGAGCGCCACACCGACTTCATCAACCAGTTCATCGCCATGGTCGAGAACCTGTTCGCCCGCGACGAATGCCACCAGCGCCTGCAACCGGGCCTCAGCCCTCGCCTGGCGGCGCGCGCCCTGCATGCACAGATCATCGGCCTGTTCACCGACTGGACCCGCGACCAGCAACTGTTCGATCCGCTGGTCGACACCGCCGCGCTGATCGATGCGCAGCTACGCGGCCTGATCCGCGACTGGAACCCGCCCGCCACTCAGGCCGGCTGA
- a CDS encoding efflux RND transporter periplasmic adaptor subunit, translated as MLLRHHPLALKAVLLSSLFACNAQAAEQKGAEHQMPPPDVVVEVAKVESLPITLEYAARTAGFREVEVRAQVSGILQERTYLEGSSVKQGQVLFRIDPRPYQAALARAKGALAQEQARYRQTERDLKRIRELQKKGFASESELDNAISNFEQSKANIEAAKAEVQAKQIDLDYTTVKAPISGITRKETVSEGSLMVAGDPNASLLTNITQLDPIYVNFAAPDRDVERVRSGLKDGTLIAPASGHMSIDIIFGDGSSYPLEGKVDFTDSLVDRGTGTVSARAVVPNPDQKLLPGQFIRVRVKGITKPNAVTVPERAVSQGQKGTFVFIVDEQNIARARPVTTAHTAEGRWVVESGISAGDRVIVEGLPKVRPDSPVKISDKPAADAKQ; from the coding sequence ATGCTTCTTCGCCACCATCCGCTTGCGCTCAAGGCCGTCCTGTTGAGTTCGCTGTTCGCCTGCAATGCCCAGGCTGCCGAACAGAAGGGTGCCGAGCACCAGATGCCGCCGCCGGATGTAGTGGTCGAGGTGGCCAAGGTCGAGTCGCTGCCCATCACCCTGGAATACGCCGCGCGTACCGCGGGTTTCCGCGAGGTGGAGGTGCGCGCGCAGGTCAGCGGTATCCTGCAGGAGCGCACCTACCTGGAAGGCAGTTCGGTGAAGCAGGGGCAGGTGCTGTTCCGCATCGACCCGCGGCCCTACCAGGCCGCCCTGGCGCGGGCCAAGGGTGCACTGGCGCAGGAGCAGGCGCGCTACCGGCAGACCGAGCGTGACCTGAAACGCATCCGCGAACTGCAGAAGAAGGGCTTCGCCAGCGAGAGCGAGCTGGACAACGCCATCTCCAACTTCGAGCAGAGCAAGGCCAACATCGAGGCGGCCAAGGCCGAGGTACAGGCCAAGCAGATCGACCTCGACTACACCACCGTCAAGGCGCCGATCTCTGGCATCACCCGCAAGGAAACCGTGTCCGAAGGCAGCCTGATGGTCGCCGGCGATCCGAATGCCAGCCTGCTGACCAACATCACCCAGCTCGACCCGATCTACGTCAACTTCGCCGCCCCCGACCGTGACGTCGAGCGCGTGCGCAGTGGCCTCAAGGACGGCACGCTGATCGCCCCGGCCAGCGGCCACATGAGCATCGACATCATCTTCGGCGACGGCAGCAGCTACCCGCTCGAAGGCAAGGTCGACTTCACCGACAGCCTGGTCGACCGCGGCACCGGCACGGTCAGTGCGCGCGCCGTGGTGCCCAATCCGGACCAGAAGCTGCTGCCCGGCCAGTTCATCCGGGTGCGGGTCAAGGGCATCACCAAGCCCAATGCGGTGACCGTGCCCGAGCGCGCCGTCTCGCAGGGGCAGAAGGGCACGTTCGTGTTCATCGTCGACGAGCAGAACATCGCCCGCGCCCGCCCGGTCACTACCGCGCATACCGCCGAAGGCCGCTGGGTGGTGGAGTCCGGTATCTCGGCGGGTGATCGGGTCATCGTCGAGGGCTTGCCCAAGGTGCGTCCGGATTCACCGGTGAAGATCAGCGACAAGCCCGCCGCCGATGCCAAGCAGTAA